The proteins below come from a single Papaver somniferum cultivar HN1 chromosome 11, ASM357369v1, whole genome shotgun sequence genomic window:
- the LOC113324941 gene encoding uncharacterized protein K02A2.6-like, which produces MEDDAVAFVQSCNECQIHGNLVHAPSTPLHSISSPWPFYSWGIDIIGIINSPSSKQHEYIITATKYFTKWVEVIPLRGTTGATIAAFNKEHIICRFGVPKHIITDNGTPFANKQARYLLEGYGIKQVFSTIYYPHGNRQAESTNKTLIRILSRTMHDNPREWNEQLPMALWAYQTAPKSSIGVSPYSLVYGEDAILPAKIKIPSAMITAASGVHWNEAEASNSRIAELDTLDSRRGKAEDRTQVYKNRISRAYEIKVTEAK; this is translated from the coding sequence atggaggatgatgcagttgCGTTTGTGCAAAGCTGCAACgaatgtcaaattcatggaaacCTTGTTCATGCACCTTCCACtcctttacactcgataagcagtCCATGGCCATTTTATAGCTGGGGAATCGACATTATTGGGATAATCAATTCGCCGTCATCAAAGCAACACGAGTATATCATAACTGCGACAaaatattttaccaaatgggttgaagtcaTTCCTCTACGAGGGACTACAGGAGCAACGATTGCGGCTTTCAATAAAGAGCACATCATTTGTCGGTTTGGCGTACCTAAGCATATTATCACCGATAACGGCACTCCCTTCGCCAACAAACAAGCACGATATTTGCTTGAGGGATATGGAATTAAACAGGTCTTCTCCACCATTTATTACCCTCATGGAAACAGACAAgctgagagcaccaacaaaacactAATTCGGATCCTCAGTCGAACAATGCATGACAATCCCAGAGAATGGAACGAACAGCTTCCGATGGCACTATGGGCATATCAGACAGCACCTAAAAGCTctattggagtttctccatattCACTTGTTTACGGTGAAGACGCGATCCTCCCAGCAAAAATCAAGATCCCGTCAGCCATGATTACAGCAGCAAGTGGGGTCCACTGGAACGAAGCCGAAGCATCAAACTCCAGAATCGCCGAGTTAGACACTTTAGATTCCAGAAGAGGTAAAGCAGAGGATCGTACTCAGGTGTACAAAAATAGGATCTCCAGGGCATACGAAATAAAAGTAACGGAAGCAAAATAA